The genomic interval CAAGGATCGTTGATTCAACCCCTATGTCTGTCGCCCCGCCATCCAGAATCAATGGGATACGCCCGCCGAGATCGGCAAGGACATGAGCGGCTGTTGTTGGGCTGGTGTGGGCAAAAAGATTCGCACTCGGCGCGGCAAGGGGAACGCCCGCCGCCTCGATCAAGGTGAGAGCGACGGGATGAGCGGGCATCCGCACGCCCACCGTTGGCAGTCCGGCGCTCACGTTTGGCGGCACATGCTGCCGACGAGGCAGGACAAGCGTCAACGCGCCGGGGAAACATGCCGCAATAAGTGCATAGGCAAGCGGAGGCAACCGCTCAGCAACGGCATGAACCTGATCGGGTGAGGCGATATGGACAATCAAAGGATCATGTATGGGGCGCCCCTTTGCCGTGAAAATTTTCGCCACCGCCGCCGCATCGAGGGCATTCGCCCCCAAGCCGTAGACGGTCTCGGTAGGAAAGGCGACAAGTTCTCCGGCACGGATGAGCGCTGCCCCCGCCTGAACAGCGGGGGACTGCGGGGTAACAGGCGGGGCAACATGGAGGACGCGAGTTTCCATGCCGCTCACGCATTGCTCAGCGTGTCGTGAGCATCGCCTTCGGCTTTGCCGATAACGCGCAAGGCGGCTTGGGCAGAAGATTGCTGTACAGGTAGCCAACCTTCCTCGCTTGCCATGCGGCGCAGATGGTTCTGGATATTGGGGCGTTCTTCCTCGGTCAGGCGACCCCATGCAGCCAAAATACGCCCCTCGTCCTCGCTGAGAAGATCGCCCCACAGGGTTTCCAACCACGCTTCAAGATCGCTCACGCCTTCTTCTTGCTCCCGTTCCCATTCACCCGTACTGGCTTTTTTGCCTCTTCAAAGGCAATGGCAGCTTGGATAAGCCCCCTAAAG from Anaerolineales bacterium carries:
- a CDS encoding threonylcarbamoyl-AMP synthase, which produces METRVLHVAPPVTPQSPAVQAGAALIRAGELVAFPTETVYGLGANALDAAAVAKIFTAKGRPIHDPLIVHIASPDQVHAVAERLPPLAYALIAACFPGALTLVLPRRQHVPPNVSAGLPTVGVRMPAHPVALTLIEAAGVPLAAPSANLFAHTSPTTAAHVLADLGGRIPLILDGGATDIGVESTILDLSGEHPRLLRPGGVSLERIQAIVGDVKIEIVQRYAGGGDPMDSLPAPGMFLKHYAPHAPLSLYEGEDSAVRAALQQAVNGARAAGERIGLLILEEDRPAFAAWEGNPQIVIGSLGKGASPDQAAARLYTLLRHFDAAEVTVIFARAMPPVGIGAAVQDRLMRAAAGRIIRL